The Limisphaerales bacterium genome window below encodes:
- a CDS encoding metal-dependent hydrolase, whose amino-acid sequence MDLLTQGLVGSAVAQSFAGPKAQGRAVWYGAVAGMAPDLDALIRSSADPLLNLDYHRHFSHSLAFIPVGATFVALLIWGLSRRRFDFREIWQACMLGYATHGLLDACTSYGTHLLWPFALERVSWNLVSIVDPLFSLPLLILLILGVKRRQVWFPRAASIFCLSYLLFALTQHRQAESAQAALIEQRDHAADRQIVKPSIGNVFLHRSVYLHEGVYHVDAIHVFPGLAPKIYPGGEVAAYGLGDSDPAPGDSSRLAQDVARFERLSDGFLGQHPEAPHVIGDVRYGMLPTSTVPLWGIRIDPAQPEAAAEFVKFRTIDPGDQEAFYGMLFRRAP is encoded by the coding sequence ATGGATTTGCTGACCCAGGGACTGGTGGGTTCGGCGGTGGCGCAGTCGTTTGCCGGCCCCAAGGCGCAAGGTCGGGCGGTATGGTACGGGGCAGTGGCCGGCATGGCGCCGGACTTGGACGCGCTCATTCGATCGTCGGCCGATCCCTTGCTGAACCTCGATTATCACCGGCACTTTTCCCATTCACTGGCCTTTATCCCCGTGGGCGCCACGTTCGTGGCCTTGTTGATCTGGGGGCTTTCGCGGCGGCGATTCGATTTCCGAGAAATTTGGCAGGCCTGCATGTTGGGTTATGCAACGCACGGGCTCCTCGATGCCTGCACTAGTTACGGGACGCACCTTTTGTGGCCGTTTGCGCTGGAGCGGGTGTCGTGGAATCTCGTTTCCATCGTGGATCCGCTGTTTAGTTTGCCGCTGTTGATCCTGCTCATTCTTGGAGTGAAACGCCGGCAAGTTTGGTTTCCGCGCGCGGCCTCCATTTTTTGCCTGAGCTATCTGTTGTTTGCCCTCACGCAACATCGCCAGGCCGAGTCCGCGCAAGCCGCCTTGATCGAACAGCGCGATCACGCGGCCGACCGGCAGATTGTGAAGCCGAGCATCGGTAATGTGTTTCTGCACCGATCGGTTTATCTGCACGAAGGCGTGTATCACGTGGATGCCATTCATGTGTTCCCCGGCTTGGCGCCCAAGATATATCCCGGCGGCGAAGTGGCGGCTTATGGACTCGGAGATTCCGATCCCGCGCCCGGCGATTCCTCGCGGCTGGCCCAGGATGTGGCCCGCTTTGAACGCTTGTCCGATGGCTTTTTGGGGCAACATCCGGAAGCGCCCCATGTGATCGGCGATGTCCGATACGGGATGCTGCCCACTTCGACCGTTCCGTTATGGGGCATTCGAATCGATCCCGCCCAACCGGAAGCGGCTGCGGAGTTCGTTAAATTTAGAACCATCGATCCCGGCGATCAGGAGGCATTTTATGGAATGCTCTTCCGCCGCGCGCCCTGA
- a CDS encoding DUF1552 domain-containing protein, producing MKTMHQKSSVDRRTFLKGAGVSLALPFMDSLGWAANSKAAAKAPVRLAFMYMPHGVIMDQFWPKDQEAFRNAAPPILKSLKPIMNQCLMMKGISGVPISPFNGAPHALELSTWLTGRLPDPDTRGRVNISISADQIMANYVGAHTLLPSLELATMPQTWKENQEGLHEGYYNHCSYRSPTQPVPAETDPRNVLNRLFGKRGQKGKVTQANPLDRQMLDRVLGGARELRRTLSKIDQQKLDEYLDSVRSVERRIAAIETRQQEAALEKNGVGPSKRHATDSAPIEVKIPEGDKRSEYMQVMCDLTVLAFQTDTTRVSTYVGSRPNGASYPELGFSNQHHSQTHYGSDQEKIGKVAAINEFNVAQFAYMVKKMHALKEGEGTLLDNCIMMWGSGLEDGNKHRRDNLPFIIAGKGGGSLKTGRFLSGIKGNQGDLLTTLLACAGVPLDRPIGIATQQIHQMKA from the coding sequence ATGAAAACCATGCATCAAAAATCTTCTGTCGATCGCCGGACCTTTCTGAAGGGCGCGGGTGTTTCCCTCGCGCTGCCGTTTATGGATTCCCTCGGCTGGGCGGCCAATTCCAAGGCTGCCGCCAAAGCGCCTGTGCGGCTCGCCTTCATGTACATGCCGCACGGCGTCATCATGGACCAGTTTTGGCCCAAGGATCAGGAAGCGTTTCGCAACGCCGCGCCGCCTATCCTCAAGTCGTTGAAGCCGATCATGAACCAATGCCTGATGATGAAGGGCATTTCCGGCGTGCCGATCTCGCCGTTCAATGGCGCGCCACACGCGCTGGAGCTGTCCACCTGGCTCACCGGGCGGTTGCCCGATCCTGATACGCGCGGACGCGTTAACATCTCCATTTCCGCCGACCAAATCATGGCCAACTACGTGGGCGCCCACACCTTGCTGCCGTCGCTCGAGCTGGCCACCATGCCGCAGACTTGGAAGGAAAATCAGGAAGGCCTGCATGAGGGGTACTACAACCACTGCAGCTACCGCTCGCCCACGCAGCCTGTGCCCGCCGAGACCGATCCGCGCAATGTCCTGAACCGCCTCTTCGGTAAGCGCGGTCAGAAAGGCAAGGTCACTCAGGCGAATCCGCTGGACCGGCAGATGCTCGACCGAGTACTGGGCGGCGCCCGGGAATTGCGCCGGACGCTATCCAAGATTGACCAGCAGAAGCTCGACGAATATCTCGATAGCGTACGCTCGGTGGAACGGCGCATCGCCGCCATCGAGACCCGCCAGCAGGAGGCTGCACTGGAGAAGAACGGCGTTGGCCCTTCCAAGCGCCACGCCACTGACTCGGCGCCTATCGAGGTGAAGATCCCCGAGGGCGACAAGCGCAGCGAGTACATGCAGGTCATGTGCGACCTCACCGTGCTGGCGTTTCAAACCGACACCACGCGGGTGAGCACCTACGTGGGGTCCCGCCCCAACGGCGCGTCCTACCCCGAGTTGGGCTTCAGTAACCAGCATCACTCGCAGACACACTACGGCAGTGATCAGGAAAAAATCGGGAAGGTCGCGGCCATTAACGAATTCAACGTTGCGCAGTTCGCCTACATGGTGAAGAAGATGCACGCGCTCAAGGAAGGCGAGGGCACGTTGCTCGACAACTGCATTATGATGTGGGGCTCGGGCCTCGAGGACGGCAACAAGCACCGGCGTGACAATCTCCCGTTCATCATCGCCGGTAAAGGCGGCGGCAGCCTCAAGACCGGCCGGTTCCTGTCTGGCATCAAGGGGAATCAGGGCGATCTACTCACTACCTTGCTCGCCTGCGCCGGCGTACCGCTCGACCGCCCCATTGGCATTGCCACGCAACAGATTCACCAAATGAAGGCCTAA
- a CDS encoding DUF1592 domain-containing protein gives MDMFRGAFKTNIPALAFALWSVGSVVGADEAALRADAQKVFKEKVGPFVNKYCTRCHGSRAKAGINLQSALKNPGGESASLHWKKAVANVKVHDMPPEDSSKKPTDEERRQFVEWIGKLKYLAPRDPGPFVIRRLTKAEYGNTLRALYGVSPSVTDSLPDEVVGEGYLNSISPLQSELFLEVANKVVGQVMAAAGQAPTEVQKRLFGETPSEGADLRKAARQVARSLARDAYRRPPTEKELDVLVGIFELGQENKLDYMASLGLMWKAVLVSPQFLFITPAGAVDSKESIVPLDNFQLAARISYLVWSAPPDAELAALADQGALQKPEVLRAQVKRMLNDPRARALYDGFGAQWLKVDGLDRQVFDPDRFPQITPALRQAMMEEPRLFFESVLRENQRIVRFVDSDYTFLNEPLAKLYELKQDVPGPKMRRVQLANPNRGGILGMAATLSATSFPNRTSPVKRGVWVLEQVLGERVPPPPADVPELEEQEHQDVKGLTLRQRTELHQSEATCRNCHKVLDPIGFGLENFDAIGRWRVKNDAGAAIDSAGKLPGGKDFSTPAELKKLLAQREADLARNLTERLMAYALGRQLEGYDEVILDQLMDRIARDEYRVQTIVTEIATSYLFTHRRVKQ, from the coding sequence ATGGATATGTTTCGGGGAGCCTTCAAAACGAACATACCGGCACTGGCGTTTGCCTTGTGGTCGGTCGGTTCGGTCGTCGGCGCGGATGAGGCGGCGCTGCGGGCGGATGCCCAGAAGGTGTTCAAGGAGAAGGTCGGCCCGTTCGTCAACAAGTACTGCACACGCTGCCACGGTTCGCGGGCGAAGGCGGGGATCAATCTTCAATCGGCACTCAAGAATCCGGGCGGCGAGTCGGCGTCCCTGCATTGGAAGAAGGCGGTGGCCAACGTGAAGGTGCACGATATGCCGCCGGAGGATTCCTCCAAGAAACCGACCGACGAAGAACGACGGCAGTTCGTGGAGTGGATCGGCAAGCTCAAGTATCTGGCGCCGCGCGATCCCGGGCCGTTTGTGATCCGGCGCCTGACCAAGGCGGAGTACGGGAACACGTTGCGCGCCCTGTACGGAGTGTCGCCGTCGGTCACCGACAGCCTGCCCGACGAGGTGGTGGGCGAGGGGTATCTTAATTCCATTTCTCCGCTGCAGTCGGAGCTGTTTCTCGAGGTGGCCAACAAGGTGGTCGGGCAGGTCATGGCAGCGGCCGGTCAAGCGCCCACGGAGGTTCAGAAACGGCTCTTTGGCGAGACGCCGTCCGAGGGCGCGGATCTTCGTAAGGCGGCGCGGCAAGTGGCGCGTTCCTTGGCGCGCGATGCGTACCGACGACCGCCCACCGAGAAGGAGTTGGACGTGCTAGTGGGTATCTTCGAGCTGGGACAGGAAAACAAGCTGGATTACATGGCGTCGCTGGGGCTGATGTGGAAGGCGGTCCTGGTTTCGCCACAATTTCTCTTTATCACACCGGCAGGCGCAGTGGACTCAAAGGAATCCATCGTGCCGCTGGACAATTTCCAACTGGCTGCCCGGATTTCCTATTTGGTGTGGTCCGCGCCGCCGGACGCTGAACTGGCCGCCCTAGCGGATCAGGGCGCGTTGCAGAAGCCCGAGGTGTTGCGGGCGCAGGTGAAACGAATGTTGAATGACCCGCGCGCGCGGGCGTTGTACGATGGATTCGGCGCCCAATGGCTGAAGGTGGATGGACTGGACCGGCAGGTATTCGACCCGGACCGATTCCCGCAGATCACGCCGGCGCTGCGACAGGCGATGATGGAGGAGCCCCGTCTGTTTTTTGAAAGCGTGCTGCGCGAGAACCAACGCATCGTGAGATTCGTGGACAGCGACTACACCTTCCTGAACGAGCCGTTGGCCAAGTTGTACGAATTAAAGCAGGACGTGCCGGGGCCCAAGATGCGACGAGTCCAGCTGGCCAATCCTAACCGGGGCGGCATCCTCGGCATGGCGGCCACGCTATCGGCCACGTCGTTCCCCAACCGCACCAGCCCAGTGAAGCGTGGGGTGTGGGTGCTGGAACAGGTGCTGGGCGAGCGCGTGCCGCCGCCACCGGCTGACGTGCCTGAACTCGAAGAGCAGGAGCATCAGGACGTGAAGGGCCTGACGCTGCGCCAGCGGACGGAGCTGCACCAATCCGAAGCCACCTGCCGCAATTGCCACAAGGTGCTCGATCCGATCGGCTTCGGCTTGGAGAATTTCGACGCCATCGGCCGTTGGCGCGTGAAGAACGATGCCGGCGCGGCGATTGATTCGGCGGGAAAATTGCCCGGCGGAAAAGACTTCTCCACGCCCGCAGAATTGAAGAAGCTGCTTGCCCAGCGCGAAGCGGATCTCGCCCGGAACCTGACCGAACGCCTGATGGCCTACGCGCTGGGCCGCCAGTTGGAAGGCTACGACGAGGTGATCCTCGATCAGTTGATGGATCGGATCGCCCGCGACGAGTATCGCGTGCAAACGATTGTCACCGAGATCGCCACCAGTTATCTGTTCACCCATCGCCGAGTTAAACAATGA
- a CDS encoding DUF1552 domain-containing protein, whose product MNVNLSTLDRRKFLRGAGVALALPWLESFTGAAQSPGQRKRLACFYLPDGVPMPLEKDPAFQDWSWFPHGKGKDFKLTKCMETLEPLRNELTVFSGLSNPALRRVHGHANADQFITAADTGADGDYHNSISLDQVFASHAGEHTRHASLVMSTDGGTGSPRGAHTLSFNAQGRPIPAEHKPKRIFDMLFVKNGPDAARRLALSQSALDDLLEDARSLNRSLSKRDQETLAEYLQSVRDTEMRVAKAKRWLNIPMPKVDTDHLKLDVTPEDPRNFLRTMYELIYLAFKTDTTRVATYQLGRENGVGVSDYLARAVGFKAAHWLTHEVKKPGGYKNFGVYCRFINEELGRFANRLKATPEPGGEGNMLDHTAILFGSASSAFHLSRNYPLLLIGGRKLGFKHGQYLKYGRGNQKHQSTAGIDTDAGWRGEMNFSELPTANLYLTMLHKLGVEAKRFAGSTGTLSEV is encoded by the coding sequence ATGAACGTGAATTTATCGACATTGGATCGGCGGAAATTTCTCCGCGGCGCTGGGGTGGCGCTGGCGTTGCCGTGGCTGGAATCTTTTACCGGCGCGGCGCAGTCCCCGGGGCAGCGCAAGCGGCTGGCCTGTTTTTATCTGCCGGACGGCGTGCCGATGCCGCTGGAGAAGGATCCGGCGTTTCAGGACTGGAGTTGGTTTCCGCATGGCAAGGGCAAGGATTTCAAGCTCACCAAGTGCATGGAAACGCTGGAGCCGTTGCGCAATGAGCTGACCGTATTTTCTGGCCTGTCGAATCCCGCGCTGCGCCGGGTGCATGGCCATGCCAATGCCGATCAGTTTATCACTGCGGCGGATACCGGCGCTGATGGCGATTATCACAATAGCATTTCGCTCGACCAGGTGTTTGCCTCGCACGCCGGCGAACACACGCGCCACGCCTCGCTGGTGATGTCCACCGATGGCGGCACCGGTTCGCCGCGTGGCGCGCACACGCTCTCCTTCAACGCCCAGGGCCGGCCCATTCCCGCTGAGCACAAGCCCAAGCGCATTTTTGATATGCTCTTTGTGAAGAACGGCCCGGACGCAGCCCGCCGTTTGGCGCTGAGCCAAAGTGCGTTGGATGATTTGTTGGAGGACGCGCGGTCACTGAATCGGTCGCTCTCCAAGCGCGATCAGGAAACACTCGCGGAATATTTGCAGTCCGTGCGCGATACCGAGATGCGGGTGGCCAAGGCCAAGCGGTGGCTGAATATCCCCATGCCCAAGGTGGACACGGACCATCTCAAGCTTGATGTGACGCCCGAGGATCCGCGCAATTTCCTGCGCACCATGTACGAACTGATTTATCTCGCGTTCAAGACCGACACCACGCGCGTGGCCACCTACCAGCTTGGGCGCGAAAACGGCGTGGGCGTGAGTGATTATCTGGCGCGTGCCGTGGGCTTCAAGGCCGCTCACTGGCTGACGCATGAGGTAAAGAAACCCGGCGGCTACAAAAATTTTGGCGTTTATTGCCGCTTCATCAACGAGGAACTCGGCCGCTTTGCTAATCGACTCAAGGCTACGCCCGAACCCGGCGGAGAAGGCAACATGCTCGACCACACCGCCATCCTGTTCGGCTCGGCCTCCAGTGCGTTCCATCTGTCGCGCAATTATCCGCTGCTACTGATCGGCGGCCGCAAGCTGGGCTTCAAGCACGGCCAATACCTCAAGTACGGTCGGGGTAACCAAAAACACCAATCGACTGCCGGTATCGACACCGACGCGGGTTGGCGCGGTGAGATGAACTTTAGCGAACTGCCCACCGCCAATCTCTACCTCACCATGCTCCACAAGCTCGGCGTTGAGGCGAAGCGTTTTGCCGGTAGCACGGGCACCTTGAGCGAGGTGTAG
- a CDS encoding DUF1592 domain-containing protein: MMSSLQRCAWRVGFPLCVLGVLAMLLFGSSPLTATEAPKANLDVFRKAIWPVLKASCLECHGPDKQKAKFRVDALDPDLLKGKDVSWWLEVQGVLTNGEMPPPDSDVKLADADRVKVVDWLAGEIRAASEARRAEGGHTTFRRMTRYEYKYAMQDLLGLPHDFSRDLPPETSSEDGFKNSSDMLQMTAGQFAQYRAQARRALELATVRGDRPAPVYYGLSMRGFTERFEAKYAAAVKRTRQKVQEEGMPVAEVLKAEKEKFSLNPGGAHFKDLVTGQGVQTKWAYHGAKYAWKPVAERPTVPPVSPDVLVMPANSKFIIDVGDGLPDTGIMRVRIRAAQEMVRGKKFPTLRLHFGNQASNDSRVSVAVGGQDLTIDAPPGKPRFYHWDVPLAEIPRNAFRHIQQLGQLPNPAEFIELRNTSSTAVGLVIDYVEVIAPLNEQWPPESHTAIFFASKQQSDETKYTRAVLEYFMRRAWRRPVSAAEVDQKMKLFKALRPQCEDFQEAVVEVLATVLASPNYLYLGRAQAKDAPRISDHELASRLSFFLWSSTPDTVLMYLAEAGKLSDPNVLEQQARRLLADPRAARFARHYTRQWLGMEQLDFVKIDAKAHGKMDPLLLEAMKQEPVALFTEMLRANRPVTEFLHADYVLVNDRLARHYGVPEVYGDQFRKVTMPPGIRRGGLLTSAGLLVMNSDGKDSHPLKRGIWLLENLLHDPPPPPPPAVPEIDLADPEILKMTLKQRMEDHRSDPACISCHSKIDPWGIAFENFDALGQWRDKIGDESVDAASVLFNKDELRGMKGLKDYLLANRQDQFARAMAHKMAAYALGRPLTFGDRAEVDRITAALRKRGDGLADLVFLIVKSELFRQK, translated from the coding sequence ATGATGAGTTCACTACAACGCTGCGCTTGGCGTGTCGGTTTCCCCCTTTGCGTTCTCGGGGTCTTGGCGATGTTATTATTCGGCTCGAGCCCATTGACGGCGACCGAAGCGCCCAAGGCGAACCTGGATGTTTTCCGCAAGGCGATTTGGCCGGTGTTAAAGGCGTCTTGCTTGGAGTGTCACGGGCCGGATAAGCAGAAAGCGAAGTTTCGGGTGGATGCCTTGGATCCGGATTTGCTGAAGGGCAAGGATGTGAGCTGGTGGCTGGAGGTGCAGGGCGTGTTGACCAATGGCGAGATGCCGCCGCCCGATTCGGATGTGAAGTTGGCCGATGCCGATCGCGTGAAGGTGGTTGATTGGCTGGCCGGGGAAATCCGCGCGGCCTCAGAGGCGCGACGAGCGGAGGGCGGTCACACCACGTTCCGCCGGATGACGCGGTACGAATACAAATACGCGATGCAAGATCTGCTCGGATTGCCGCATGACTTTTCACGCGATCTGCCGCCGGAAACCTCGTCGGAGGACGGCTTCAAGAACAGCTCGGACATGCTGCAAATGACCGCCGGGCAATTCGCGCAATACCGTGCGCAAGCACGGCGGGCACTGGAACTAGCCACAGTGCGCGGCGACCGACCGGCACCGGTATATTATGGGCTGAGCATGCGCGGGTTCACCGAACGTTTTGAGGCAAAGTACGCAGCCGCAGTGAAGCGCACGCGCCAGAAGGTGCAGGAGGAAGGGATGCCGGTGGCGGAGGTGTTAAAAGCGGAGAAGGAAAAATTCTCGCTTAATCCCGGCGGGGCGCACTTCAAGGATTTAGTGACTGGGCAGGGCGTGCAGACGAAGTGGGCATACCACGGCGCGAAGTACGCGTGGAAGCCGGTGGCCGAGCGGCCGACCGTGCCGCCGGTTTCGCCGGATGTACTGGTGATGCCGGCGAACTCAAAGTTTATCATCGATGTAGGCGACGGATTGCCGGACACAGGCATCATGCGCGTGCGCATTCGGGCGGCGCAGGAAATGGTCCGAGGCAAAAAATTTCCGACCTTGCGGCTGCATTTCGGTAATCAGGCGAGCAACGACTCGCGCGTGTCTGTGGCGGTCGGCGGGCAGGACCTCACCATCGATGCGCCGCCGGGCAAGCCGCGCTTTTATCATTGGGACGTGCCGCTGGCAGAGATCCCGCGCAACGCATTCCGGCACATTCAACAGCTCGGGCAATTGCCGAACCCGGCCGAATTCATCGAGCTGCGCAACACCTCCAGTACGGCGGTGGGGTTGGTGATTGATTACGTGGAGGTCATCGCGCCATTGAATGAACAATGGCCGCCGGAATCGCACACAGCAATTTTCTTCGCGAGCAAACAGCAGTCGGATGAAACAAAATACACACGCGCGGTATTGGAGTACTTCATGCGCCGGGCTTGGCGTCGGCCGGTGAGCGCTGCGGAGGTGGATCAGAAAATGAAATTATTCAAAGCGCTGCGGCCGCAGTGCGAGGATTTTCAGGAAGCGGTGGTGGAAGTGCTGGCCACCGTGTTGGCCTCACCGAATTATCTGTACCTCGGCCGCGCCCAAGCGAAAGACGCGCCGCGCATTTCGGACCATGAACTGGCGAGCCGGTTGTCGTTTTTTCTCTGGAGCAGTACGCCCGATACCGTGCTGATGTACTTGGCCGAAGCAGGGAAACTGTCCGATCCCAACGTGCTGGAGCAGCAGGCGCGGCGATTGCTGGCCGATCCGCGCGCCGCCCGGTTTGCGCGGCATTACACGCGCCAATGGCTGGGCATGGAGCAGCTGGATTTTGTGAAGATCGATGCCAAGGCGCACGGCAAAATGGATCCGCTCCTGCTGGAGGCAATGAAACAGGAGCCGGTGGCGCTCTTCACCGAGATGCTGCGGGCCAATCGGCCGGTTACGGAGTTTCTTCATGCCGATTACGTGTTGGTGAACGACCGGTTGGCGCGGCATTACGGCGTGCCGGAGGTGTACGGCGATCAGTTCCGCAAGGTGACAATGCCACCCGGGATCCGGCGTGGCGGTCTGCTCACCTCCGCGGGATTGCTGGTGATGAATTCGGACGGCAAAGATTCGCACCCGCTCAAGCGCGGCATTTGGCTGCTGGAAAACCTGTTGCACGATCCGCCTCCGCCACCGCCGCCGGCCGTGCCGGAGATTGATCTGGCCGATCCGGAGATTCTCAAGATGACTCTCAAGCAGCGCATGGAGGATCACCGCAGTGATCCGGCGTGCATCTCGTGCCACTCGAAGATCGATCCGTGGGGCATCGCGTTTGAAAACTTTGACGCGCTCGGCCAATGGCGCGACAAGATCGGTGATGAGTCGGTCGATGCCGCCAGTGTGTTGTTCAACAAGGACGAGCTGCGCGGCATGAAAGGGCTGAAGGATTATCTGCTGGCCAATCGACAGGATCAGTTCGCGCGCGCCATGGCGCACAAGATGGCCGCGTACGCCTTGGGCCGGCCGCTGACCTTCGGCGATCGCGCCGAGGTGGACCGCATTACCGCCGCCCTGCGCAAGCGTGGCGACGGACTGGCGGACCTGGTGTTTCTGATTGTGAAAAGTGAATTATTTCGGCAAAAATAA
- a CDS encoding DUF1552 domain-containing protein has translation MRTSIASAFTRRTFLRGTGIALALPWLETFAADGRKANATPKRFVSVYHPDGVGVPIRKDPAWKDWSWFPHGGEKDFQLTKVLDVLEPLRKDITIYSGLSHPAVRRVHGHSNADQYLTGADTKGHGPYKNSISLDQLYAEHIGDATRHASLVMSTNGGIGGPRGAQTQSFNREGRAIPAMNKPKQVFDLLFVADGKEAAGRLARSKSALDLLIEDTRSLGRKLSKRDQETLQQYLDSVRDTEVRLTKARHWLDTPLPDIDSANLHLEAGPAEAKQYFQTMYDLIYLAFLSDSTRVATFQLGRENGGGPHDLLSKAVDLGGAHGLTHAVKKTNGWQNLGTYNRYQMEEFGRFVKKLKDTPEPTGKGNMLDNTFAMHGSASSSFHLSRNYPIVSAGGKNLGFNNGRYLQYVSLLKDGSLPGAGVISDAGWRGTAKEEDQPLGHLFVSVLQRLGVETDSFAGCTGTLNRM, from the coding sequence ATGAGGACATCCATCGCAAGCGCATTCACACGCAGAACTTTTCTGCGCGGAACTGGCATCGCTCTGGCTTTGCCTTGGCTCGAGACTTTTGCGGCAGATGGCCGGAAAGCCAATGCAACGCCGAAGCGTTTTGTCAGCGTCTATCATCCCGATGGCGTCGGGGTGCCCATTCGGAAAGATCCGGCCTGGAAAGACTGGAGCTGGTTCCCACACGGTGGCGAAAAAGATTTCCAACTCACCAAGGTGCTCGATGTCCTCGAACCGCTGCGCAAGGACATTACCATCTATTCTGGTCTCTCTCACCCAGCCGTCCGGCGCGTGCACGGTCACTCCAATGCCGACCAGTATCTGACCGGCGCGGACACCAAGGGCCACGGTCCTTATAAGAATTCCATCTCGCTGGATCAGCTCTACGCCGAGCACATCGGCGACGCCACCCGGCACGCTTCTCTGGTGATGTCCACCAACGGCGGTATCGGCGGTCCGCGCGGTGCGCAGACGCAGTCCTTTAACCGGGAAGGCCGCGCCATCCCGGCGATGAACAAGCCCAAGCAAGTCTTCGACCTGCTGTTTGTCGCCGATGGCAAGGAAGCCGCCGGCCGATTGGCCCGGAGCAAGAGCGCTCTGGATTTGCTGATCGAAGACACCCGCTCGCTCGGACGCAAACTCTCCAAGCGCGATCAGGAAACACTCCAGCAATATCTGGACTCCGTCCGCGACACCGAGGTTCGACTCACCAAAGCCCGGCACTGGTTGGACACGCCGTTGCCGGACATCGATTCGGCGAATCTGCATCTGGAAGCCGGCCCCGCCGAGGCCAAGCAGTATTTCCAGACTATGTACGACCTGATCTACCTCGCTTTTCTGAGCGACTCCACCCGTGTGGCGACGTTCCAGCTTGGCCGGGAAAACGGCGGTGGCCCGCACGATCTGCTTTCCAAGGCCGTCGATCTGGGCGGCGCGCATGGCCTGACGCATGCCGTGAAGAAAACGAACGGTTGGCAAAACCTCGGTACCTATAACCGCTATCAGATGGAAGAATTCGGGCGCTTCGTGAAGAAGCTCAAGGATACGCCCGAACCGACCGGCAAAGGCAACATGCTCGACAACACCTTCGCCATGCACGGCTCGGCCTCCAGCAGTTTTCACCTCTCGCGGAATTATCCCATCGTCTCCGCGGGCGGCAAAAACCTCGGCTTCAATAACGGCCGCTACCTCCAGTACGTCAGTCTGCTTAAAGACGGCAGTCTGCCCGGTGCCGGCGTCATTAGCGACGCGGGTTGGCGCGGCACGGCCAAGGAGGAAGATCAGCCGTTGGGTCACCTGTTCGTCAGCGTTCTCCAGCGGCTCGGCGTCGAGACCGACTCCTTTGCCGGATGCACGGGCACGCTGAACCGCATGTAA